One stretch of Chryseobacterium fluminis DNA includes these proteins:
- a CDS encoding TonB-dependent receptor, with the protein MKKIYTLSLLILASAASTLSAQNEPDSIRTNRIREVIMVSSRAPKQISDIPGTVWILTDKELQTQIRGGAGLKEVLGNLIPGFDFGNQGRTNYAQNMRGRNVLVMINGISMNSTRATSRQFDAIDPFNIDRIEVLSGASSIYGGDSTGGIINIITKKPKSEQLAFETSVGLKSGFRSDDLDKRIAQSAEGGNDKVKFRLGAAFTQNEGAFDANGDQVIIDVKQSDFQYNRSIDLLGGVSAKLASDQDLNIDLQYYNSKVRNKKWLSFGNDFIGYTTKDPDLINVLSGADSDVVPRTERFMANLQYQARNIWGGQNLLVQAYGRREEIDFGASFAEIPKPPAGIVLPLFLSSARGNTNTYGTKIVLNKKWNSFNFTYGIDGDLESFTGDQAIFNPAVSADSGGLINHTDAFVGRYPDTKTGTLAGFIQADWNITGKLTLSGGIRQQFINVKLDDFVGFKEQVYMHFGYGTSADVVKGGKNNYDVTLLNASLLYKFTSAWQTWFNFSQGFAVPDAAKSYGFGKYQLVSDRWNLLNSINISEQPLSGIKTNQGEIGFRHNKTSGSGLYAQGSVFYAVSNKTLKIDNASFTVSLLDQKLRNYGFEGALGYRFSQGPEFGGNILLMDSETETVDKGWQNQSVYTTNPSKFMIYAGWNARPFSLRLQMQNSMNYTDLANLRITGYTLFDLVGDVKLNKGTINFGVQNIFNRQYTTIWGQRSEFFYGAPEKAFAYQGRGTTVSVGYTITY; encoded by the coding sequence ATGAAAAAGATATATACGCTTTCACTATTAATCCTGGCATCCGCAGCCTCTACTCTATCTGCCCAGAACGAACCGGACAGTATAAGAACGAACCGCATCCGTGAGGTTATTATGGTGTCGTCCCGTGCTCCTAAACAAATCAGCGATATTCCTGGAACAGTCTGGATCCTCACTGATAAGGAACTTCAGACGCAGATCAGAGGCGGCGCAGGATTAAAAGAAGTGTTGGGAAATCTGATCCCGGGATTCGACTTTGGAAATCAGGGGCGGACCAACTATGCCCAGAATATGCGTGGCAGAAATGTGCTGGTTATGATTAACGGAATTTCTATGAACAGTACCAGAGCCACAAGCAGGCAATTTGACGCCATCGATCCTTTTAATATCGACAGGATCGAGGTGCTGTCCGGCGCTTCTTCTATTTACGGTGGAGATTCTACGGGTGGTATCATTAATATCATTACTAAAAAACCCAAGTCTGAGCAGTTGGCGTTTGAAACCTCGGTCGGACTGAAATCAGGCTTCCGCAGTGATGATCTGGATAAAAGGATCGCTCAGTCTGCAGAAGGTGGAAATGATAAAGTAAAATTCAGGTTGGGAGCTGCTTTCACTCAGAACGAAGGAGCATTTGACGCTAATGGTGATCAGGTTATTATCGATGTGAAACAGTCTGACTTCCAGTACAACCGGTCAATCGATTTATTAGGAGGAGTCAGTGCAAAACTAGCATCAGACCAGGATTTAAATATTGATTTACAATACTATAATTCAAAAGTTAGAAATAAAAAATGGCTGTCTTTCGGAAATGATTTTATAGGATATACTACAAAAGACCCGGATCTCATCAATGTATTAAGTGGTGCCGATTCTGATGTTGTTCCGAGAACGGAGCGCTTTATGGCCAACCTTCAGTACCAGGCAAGAAATATCTGGGGTGGACAAAACCTTTTGGTACAAGCCTATGGCAGACGCGAAGAAATAGATTTCGGAGCTTCATTTGCAGAAATTCCCAAACCGCCTGCAGGAATTGTGCTTCCGCTTTTCTTATCATCCGCAAGAGGGAATACCAATACGTACGGAACAAAAATCGTTTTAAATAAAAAATGGAACTCTTTTAATTTCACTTACGGGATAGATGGTGATCTTGAAAGTTTTACCGGGGATCAGGCGATTTTTAATCCGGCAGTAAGCGCTGACTCCGGCGGGCTTATAAATCATACCGATGCCTTTGTGGGGAGATATCCTGATACGAAAACAGGAACACTTGCAGGCTTTATCCAGGCAGACTGGAATATTACCGGTAAATTAACCCTTTCCGGAGGTATCCGTCAACAGTTTATCAATGTAAAGCTGGATGATTTTGTCGGGTTTAAAGAACAGGTCTACATGCATTTTGGGTACGGAACTTCTGCAGATGTAGTGAAGGGTGGAAAAAACAATTATGATGTTACCCTGTTAAACGCCAGCTTACTTTATAAATTCACTTCAGCCTGGCAGACATGGTTTAATTTTTCCCAGGGATTTGCCGTGCCTGATGCTGCCAAATCGTATGGCTTCGGAAAATATCAGCTGGTCAGCGACCGATGGAATTTACTTAACAGCATCAATATTTCAGAACAGCCATTAAGCGGAATTAAAACAAATCAGGGGGAAATAGGTTTCCGGCATAACAAAACTTCCGGATCAGGATTGTATGCCCAGGGGTCCGTATTCTACGCTGTTTCCAATAAGACCTTAAAAATTGACAATGCATCTTTTACCGTTTCTTTACTTGATCAGAAATTAAGAAACTACGGTTTTGAAGGGGCACTGGGCTACAGATTTTCTCAGGGACCTGAATTCGGGGGAAATATTTTGTTGATGGATTCGGAAACCGAAACGGTTGACAAAGGATGGCAAAACCAGTCGGTGTACACTACGAATCCCTCAAAGTTTATGATATATGCAGGCTGGAATGCGAGACCATTTTCATTAAGACTTCAAATGCAGAATTCTATGAATTATACGGATCTGGCGAATCTGAGAATCACAGGATACACTCTTTTTGATTTAGTCGGCGATGTTAAACTGAATAAAGGAACCATTAATTTCGGAGTGCAGAATATCTTCAACAGGCAATACACGACGATTTGGGGGCAACGCTCCGAATTTTTCTACGGAGCACCCGAAAAGGCCTTTGCGTACCAGGGGCGGGGAACTACAGTCTCTGTAGGATACACGATAACCTATTAA
- a CDS encoding DUF421 domain-containing protein — protein sequence MISIFLLKIDWKELFMGQEEWSFILEIILRTAIMFLAIIMGLRVLGKRGVKQLSVFELVVIIGLGSAAGDPMFNKDVGIVSSLIVFIVIILLYTGVTYFIGQSKKFEKLVEGKSTCLIEEGEFSIENFKKENLGSDEFFAELRLKGVSQLGQIEIAIEEISGEISIFFYENENVKYGLPIMPGSLNNTLEYIEKSGFYSCTFCGYTEEKQTGDAGRCRKCRKKEWIPASNKKRVT from the coding sequence ATGATATCTATTTTTCTGTTAAAAATTGATTGGAAAGAATTATTTATGGGTCAGGAAGAATGGTCATTCATTCTCGAAATCATTCTGCGCACGGCTATTATGTTCTTAGCCATCATCATGGGACTGAGGGTTTTAGGAAAAAGAGGTGTAAAACAGCTTTCTGTTTTTGAGCTGGTCGTTATTATCGGTTTGGGATCAGCTGCCGGGGATCCGATGTTTAACAAAGATGTCGGAATTGTTTCATCCCTGATTGTTTTTATCGTTATTATTCTTTTGTACACCGGTGTCACTTATTTTATCGGTCAAAGCAAGAAATTTGAAAAGCTGGTAGAGGGAAAATCCACATGCCTTATTGAAGAAGGGGAGTTTTCTATTGAAAATTTTAAAAAAGAAAATCTGGGAAGTGATGAATTCTTTGCTGAATTAAGACTAAAGGGAGTTTCACAGCTCGGGCAGATAGAAATAGCCATAGAAGAAATATCCGGAGAGATCAGTATATTTTTTTACGAAAATGAAAATGTAAAATACGGACTGCCCATTATGCCCGGTTCATTAAATAACACTTTAGAATATATAGAAAAAAGCGGGTTTTATTCCTGTACATTTTGTGGATATACTGAGGAAAAGCAAACAGGTGATGCAGGCAGATGCAGAAAATGCCGTAAAAAAGAATGGATTCCTGCCAGCAATAAAAAACGGGTCACCTAA
- a CDS encoding DUF3078 domain-containing protein, which translates to MKKILLSVSIIMGIHSFAQENPPVADTVKAWSIHGQNTLMLNQAAFSNWVGGGANNIGWIAGVNYNMTYEKGKDLWENIIILAYGQNNTKGIGTRKTQDVINISTNYGREFAKHWYISGGIGLQSQFAAGYEDGNNPAAKKISNFMAPGYLNAGVGFTYRPNDNLTVTLRPANARVTFVLDDELQYAGNYGLKHDGDSSLFQFGFLGSAIYKIKIMDNITLINTASVFSNYLDHPERLVLSYGGVLNMKINKFISTNITLDLLYDHNQIWKTQLKQTLGVGFAYNIDKGKKRTDNKQNQSWLK; encoded by the coding sequence ATGAAAAAAATTTTATTATCCGTTTCCATTATCATGGGAATACATTCTTTTGCACAGGAGAATCCACCTGTTGCTGATACGGTAAAGGCCTGGAGCATCCATGGACAGAACACCCTGATGCTTAATCAGGCCGCATTTTCCAATTGGGTCGGCGGAGGAGCCAACAATATCGGCTGGATCGCCGGAGTCAATTATAATATGACCTATGAAAAAGGAAAAGACCTGTGGGAAAATATTATCATATTGGCATACGGACAGAATAATACCAAGGGTATAGGAACAAGAAAAACACAGGATGTCATTAATATTTCCACCAATTATGGAAGAGAATTTGCAAAGCACTGGTATATTTCCGGTGGTATCGGTTTGCAGAGCCAGTTTGCTGCCGGATATGAGGACGGTAATAATCCAGCGGCAAAAAAGATATCAAACTTTATGGCGCCCGGTTATCTCAATGCAGGGGTAGGCTTTACGTATCGTCCTAATGATAATCTTACCGTCACATTACGTCCTGCCAATGCAAGAGTAACTTTTGTACTGGATGATGAGCTGCAGTACGCGGGAAATTACGGTTTAAAACATGATGGAGATTCTTCCCTGTTTCAGTTTGGTTTTCTGGGATCTGCGATTTATAAAATCAAAATCATGGATAATATAACCCTTATCAATACAGCGTCGGTATTTTCAAATTATCTGGATCATCCTGAAAGGCTTGTATTATCCTATGGAGGCGTTTTAAACATGAAAATCAATAAATTTATTTCCACTAATATTACGCTGGATTTACTGTATGATCATAACCAGATCTGGAAAACCCAGCTTAAGCAAACCCTTGGAGTCGGCTTTGCCTATAATATTGATAAGGGAAAGAAACGGACTGACAACAAACAAAATCAGTCCTGGCTGAAATAG
- a CDS encoding aldo/keto reductase produces the protein MEKRKIKNTDLSVAPINFGGNVFGWTLDEKASFEILDQFVDGGFNFIDTADTYSWWVNGKGGQSEEIIGKWMKSRANRDNLVIATKVGSETKEHGFDISRKHILKSVDESLQRLQTDHIDLYYTHFDDHTTPIEETLAAYDEIIKAGKVRYIAASNLSPERLQESFETAEKNNLPKYIALQPHYNLLEREKFEKNYALLVEKYDLSVFPYWSLAAGFLTGKYREESDLNQSQRGEGVRKYLNPKGQEVLKALDEISAKYSTKQASVALAWLLANPMITAPIVSATNASQLKTLFEAPEIKLSPEDIELLNSASE, from the coding sequence ATGGAAAAAAGGAAGATAAAAAATACCGATTTATCAGTCGCACCGATTAATTTCGGAGGAAATGTTTTTGGCTGGACCTTAGATGAGAAGGCCTCTTTTGAAATTCTGGATCAGTTTGTTGACGGAGGGTTTAACTTTATTGATACAGCAGATACGTATTCATGGTGGGTCAACGGAAAAGGAGGCCAGTCCGAAGAAATTATCGGAAAATGGATGAAGAGCCGTGCGAACAGAGATAATCTGGTTATTGCGACGAAAGTAGGTTCTGAAACAAAAGAGCATGGTTTCGATATCAGCAGAAAACATATCTTAAAATCTGTTGACGAATCCCTGCAAAGACTACAGACAGACCATATTGATCTGTACTATACTCATTTTGATGATCATACTACGCCCATAGAAGAAACGCTGGCTGCCTATGATGAGATTATAAAAGCCGGAAAGGTGCGCTATATTGCAGCTTCGAATCTGTCACCGGAACGTCTGCAGGAGTCGTTTGAAACCGCAGAAAAAAATAATCTTCCTAAATATATAGCTTTACAACCGCATTATAATTTACTGGAAAGAGAAAAATTTGAGAAGAATTACGCTCTACTGGTAGAAAAATATGATCTGAGCGTGTTTCCGTACTGGTCTCTGGCCGCAGGATTTCTGACGGGGAAATACCGCGAAGAATCAGACCTAAATCAAAGCCAGCGGGGAGAAGGCGTAAGAAAATATCTAAATCCTAAAGGACAGGAAGTTTTAAAAGCTTTGGACGAAATAAGTGCAAAATACAGTACAAAGCAGGCTTCGGTAGCGTTAGCATGGTTATTGGCGAATCCTATGATTACGGCACCGATTGTAAGTGCGACCAATGCATCACAGCTTAAAACATTATTTGAGGCACCGGAAATTAAATTAAGCCCGGAAGATATCGAACTTTTAAACAGCGCAAGCGAATAA
- a CDS encoding chloride channel protein, protein MKIYHKRKFLSFLKFKRDFQKYGLEKARSYELILHWLNSRLSRNQFLLLSGIIVGCSAGLAGVLLKTVVHTIHNFITTKVHFEYQILFYIIFPFLGIVLTTTVVLTLFKGQDKKGIGAILYEIAQNSSVVSSVKMYSQMVQSAITVGLGGSAGLESPIAVTGAAIGSNYARTYRLSYKERTLLLAAGATAGIASAFNAPIAGIMFAFEILLTGVVFTDFIPLVVAAVCGSLLSRILLQEDILFRFYTREAFNYKNVPYYLALGIVTGLYARYFVVISQKVEHFIKGLRMSRLRKAMFGGAVLSFLCVLFPPLFGEGYETVKAFTGGNTLSIIENSLFRYFEVREWTIIIFLILICLLKAFATSFTIFSGGNGGNFAPSLFAGGTVGFLFAVICQHLGFEGVPVTNLVLVGMAGAMSGVLYAPLTAIFLIAESSSGYDLFIPLMIVSVISYLIAKWFSPISPELKSLADQGKIFTNKHDENLLFSLNTKNFIDFNSQIINEDAPVNELFDAVKNGDKNIFAVVNDFKVLRGILTLDDIRPYLFNDNKNDLSIVQLMKAPLAVIRYEDKPLEILQIFDDTGVWDLPVVDDKNIFIGFVSKSTILMSYRQLLKEYSN, encoded by the coding sequence GTGAAAATTTATCATAAGAGAAAGTTTCTGAGCTTTCTGAAATTCAAAAGAGACTTCCAAAAATACGGTTTGGAAAAAGCCCGCAGCTATGAACTGATTCTTCATTGGCTGAACAGCAGGCTCAGCCGGAACCAGTTTCTCCTACTTTCAGGAATTATTGTGGGCTGTAGTGCAGGTCTGGCAGGCGTTTTACTGAAAACCGTGGTTCATACCATTCATAATTTTATTACGACTAAAGTCCATTTTGAATACCAGATTTTATTTTACATTATTTTTCCGTTCCTGGGAATTGTACTCACTACGACCGTAGTTCTGACTTTATTTAAAGGACAGGATAAAAAAGGAATCGGCGCTATCCTGTATGAAATTGCACAGAATTCCAGCGTTGTTTCTTCCGTAAAAATGTATTCCCAGATGGTGCAGAGTGCGATTACCGTGGGACTCGGAGGATCAGCGGGTCTTGAAAGCCCGATTGCGGTAACGGGTGCAGCCATCGGGTCCAATTATGCCCGGACCTATAGGTTAAGCTATAAGGAACGGACTTTATTACTGGCGGCCGGTGCCACCGCGGGGATCGCTTCGGCATTTAATGCTCCTATTGCGGGGATTATGTTTGCATTCGAAATTTTACTTACGGGTGTCGTTTTTACAGATTTTATCCCTTTGGTGGTAGCGGCAGTCTGCGGTAGCCTTCTGTCCAGAATTTTGCTCCAGGAAGATATATTATTCAGGTTTTATACAAGGGAAGCCTTTAATTATAAAAACGTGCCTTATTATCTTGCTTTGGGAATCGTAACCGGTTTATATGCAAGATATTTTGTGGTTATTTCTCAGAAAGTCGAGCATTTCATCAAAGGACTCCGGATGTCACGTCTGCGCAAAGCCATGTTCGGAGGGGCAGTTTTATCATTTTTGTGCGTTCTTTTTCCTCCTCTGTTCGGAGAAGGATACGAAACGGTAAAAGCATTTACGGGCGGGAATACCCTGTCTATTATCGAAAACAGCCTGTTCAGGTATTTTGAAGTAAGAGAGTGGACGATCATTATATTTCTTATCCTGATCTGCCTGTTAAAAGCTTTCGCAACTTCCTTCACGATTTTCAGTGGTGGAAATGGCGGAAACTTTGCGCCTTCTTTATTTGCCGGCGGAACCGTAGGGTTCTTATTTGCGGTCATTTGTCAGCATCTAGGCTTTGAGGGCGTTCCGGTTACCAATCTTGTACTGGTTGGAATGGCCGGAGCCATGAGCGGAGTCCTTTATGCACCGCTGACCGCCATATTTCTTATTGCAGAATCCAGTTCCGGGTACGATCTTTTTATCCCGCTGATGATCGTTTCCGTGATTTCATACCTTATTGCCAAGTGGTTCTCCCCTATTTCTCCAGAGCTCAAATCTCTGGCAGATCAGGGAAAAATTTTCACCAATAAGCATGATGAGAATCTTTTATTTTCATTAAACACTAAAAATTTTATTGATTTTAATTCTCAGATCATTAACGAAGATGCTCCTGTTAATGAGCTGTTTGATGCTGTAAAGAACGGAGATAAGAATATTTTTGCCGTTGTTAATGATTTCAAAGTTTTAAGAGGAATACTCACATTAGATGATATCAGGCCTTATTTATTTAATGACAACAAGAATGATCTTAGTATCGTTCAGTTAATGAAGGCGCCGCTGGCTGTTATTAGGTACGAGGATAAACCTTTGGAAATTCTTCAGATTTTTGATGATACGGGAGTCTGGGATCTACCGGTTGTGGACGACAAGAATATTTTCATCGGATTTGTTTCAAAATCAACAATATTAATGAGTTACAGGCAGTTATTAAAAGAATATTCAAATTAA
- a CDS encoding aldo/keto reductase — protein MKSDILTEKHQLGLGGVAIGTAFEKLTDEQSYEVLRKAWDLGIRYYDTSPWYGLTKSERRFGNFLKDQNRDEFVFSTKVGRLFTEVPESQVPPTMWKAPLHYDFEHNYTADAIRKSIDESLERTGLNHIDIVYIHDLSEDQVGDRYPYYLEQAKKGAFKVLSELRDQGVIKAWGMGVNKIEPILDCLEAADPDICLSATQYSILEHEDAVGRLLPAVKSAGVKLVSGAGYNSGFINGRPRYNYKDVIPKGMTEKRDKIIAVAQKYQIDIVDAALQFVLAADEFASIIPGASKPEQVQGNVDALHRNIPSDFWKELKSEGLIYEKAQIPQ, from the coding sequence ATGAAATCAGACATTTTAACGGAAAAACACCAGCTTGGACTGGGAGGAGTAGCAATAGGAACCGCTTTTGAAAAACTTACTGATGAGCAGTCCTATGAGGTGCTCCGAAAAGCCTGGGACTTAGGGATCAGATATTACGATACATCGCCGTGGTACGGACTGACCAAAAGTGAGAGAAGATTCGGCAATTTTCTGAAGGATCAGAATAGAGACGAATTTGTATTTTCTACCAAAGTGGGCAGATTATTTACAGAAGTTCCTGAATCCCAAGTTCCGCCTACCATGTGGAAGGCACCGCTTCATTATGATTTTGAACACAATTATACGGCTGATGCGATCAGAAAATCTATTGATGAAAGCCTGGAAAGAACAGGTTTAAACCATATCGATATCGTATATATCCATGATTTATCAGAAGACCAGGTAGGAGACCGCTATCCCTATTATTTGGAGCAGGCAAAAAAAGGAGCTTTTAAAGTCCTTTCAGAACTGAGAGATCAGGGCGTAATTAAAGCCTGGGGAATGGGAGTCAATAAAATAGAACCCATTCTCGACTGTCTGGAAGCTGCAGATCCTGACATCTGTCTTTCCGCAACACAGTATTCGATCCTGGAGCACGAAGATGCGGTAGGCCGGCTGCTTCCCGCTGTAAAAAGTGCGGGCGTAAAGCTTGTTTCAGGTGCCGGATACAACTCAGGATTCATCAATGGACGACCCCGTTATAATTATAAAGACGTTATTCCGAAAGGCATGACTGAAAAGCGTGACAAAATAATAGCGGTCGCACAAAAATATCAGATTGATATCGTAGATGCAGCCTTACAGTTTGTATTGGCAGCAGATGAATTCGCCTCTATCATTCCCGGTGCGAGTAAACCTGAACAGGTACAGGGAAATGTAGATGCCTTACACCGAAATATTCCTTCCGATTTCTGGAAAGAATTGAAATCGGAAGGTCTGATTTATGAGAAGGCACAGATTCCGCAATAA
- a CDS encoding lmo0937 family membrane protein, protein MSTGYLVHILLVIAIVVILYNIILAGSR, encoded by the coding sequence ATGAGTACAGGTTATTTAGTTCACATCCTATTGGTTATTGCTATTGTTGTAATATTATATAATATTATACTGGCAGGGAGCCGTTAG
- a CDS encoding lmo0937 family membrane protein: MRSLLWLVAVICIVVWLLGMLNIVPGMSTGYLVHVLLVIAIVVILYNIITGRKPLD, translated from the coding sequence ATGAGAAGTTTATTATGGTTAGTCGCAGTCATCTGCATCGTCGTTTGGCTTTTAGGAATGCTTAACATCGTACCGGGAATGAGTACAGGTTACTTAGTTCACGTTCTATTGGTTATTGCTATTGTTGTAATATTATATAATATTATTACCGGCAGGAAGCCATTAGATTAA
- a CDS encoding Cof-type HAD-IIB family hydrolase: MKHTENNPVINAVFFDIDGTLISFKTNTVPESAQNAITKLREKGIRVIVATGRSINSLSHISHLEFDGFITFNGGYCATTDGHILFKKTIDPDDIKSLVHYAEDAALSYSLMYEDKVEINDATPELVGMYAHINVPVPPIHNKENIDCENVLQANIFLGPEKESEFMKTVMPNSEASRWTPLFADVNPGGVSKQIGIEIFCQHFGINSSETMAFGDGGNDITMLKFTKIGIAMGNANENVKEIADYITDDVDNNGIENALIHFNII; this comes from the coding sequence ATGAAGCACACAGAAAATAATCCAGTCATCAATGCCGTATTTTTTGATATTGACGGAACTCTTATCAGTTTTAAAACCAATACAGTTCCTGAATCGGCACAGAATGCCATCACAAAGCTTCGTGAAAAAGGCATCAGAGTAATTGTGGCAACCGGGCGTTCCATTAACTCTCTGTCTCATATTTCCCATTTGGAATTCGATGGTTTTATTACATTTAACGGAGGCTATTGCGCAACGACTGATGGTCATATATTATTTAAAAAGACTATTGATCCGGATGATATTAAAAGCCTGGTACATTATGCAGAAGATGCCGCATTAAGTTATTCGTTGATGTACGAAGATAAAGTGGAGATTAATGATGCCACTCCTGAACTGGTCGGTATGTATGCTCACATCAATGTTCCTGTTCCGCCGATTCATAATAAAGAAAATATTGATTGTGAAAATGTCCTGCAGGCTAATATTTTTCTGGGACCTGAGAAAGAAAGTGAATTTATGAAGACCGTAATGCCAAATTCTGAAGCTTCACGCTGGACTCCTCTTTTTGCAGATGTGAACCCTGGCGGAGTGAGCAAACAGATCGGAATTGAAATTTTTTGTCAGCATTTTGGAATCAACAGTTCCGAGACCATGGCATTTGGAGACGGAGGAAATGATATCACCATGCTGAAGTTTACCAAAATCGGTATTGCCATGGGAAATGCCAATGAAAATGTTAAGGAAATAGCCGACTATATTACTGATGATGTAGATAATAACGGAATTGAAAATGCTCTAATTCATTTTAACATCATTTAA
- a CDS encoding P1 family peptidase translates to MRGSILDVPGVKVGHKEDRLHQTGCSVVLFESGAVCGVDVRGSAPGTRETDLLNPVNAVERIHAIVLTGGSAYGLEASTGVMKWLERKGIGYQVGINIVPIVPSAVLFDLNFGDPAVRPDAQMGFDAAEAASRKSFKSGNTGAGAGATIGKMLGMDKAMKGGLGTASIQGPNGLIVSAMVAVNAFGEIRDPSTGQRIAGARNKEGNILDIQALFLQQAEHESTQPGTNTTIGIICCNAGLNKTQMNKIAQMAHDGLARTIYPVHTMHDGDTIFAATTGNVATTVNIVGMLAAEVMAQAVLDGVRSAHTALNIPGYADSGGNH, encoded by the coding sequence ATGAGAGGAAGTATTCTTGATGTACCGGGAGTCAAAGTCGGTCATAAGGAGGACCGTTTACATCAGACAGGATGTAGTGTTGTTTTGTTCGAATCCGGTGCGGTATGTGGGGTGGATGTTCGGGGCTCGGCACCGGGAACAAGAGAAACAGATCTGTTGAATCCTGTAAATGCTGTGGAACGCATCCATGCCATTGTGCTTACCGGAGGAAGCGCTTATGGGCTGGAGGCGTCCACCGGAGTTATGAAATGGCTGGAAAGAAAGGGAATCGGATACCAGGTAGGGATTAATATCGTACCGATCGTTCCTTCAGCCGTTCTTTTTGATCTGAATTTTGGAGATCCTGCTGTCAGACCGGATGCCCAAATGGGATTTGATGCAGCGGAAGCCGCTTCCCGAAAATCTTTTAAGTCGGGCAATACTGGTGCGGGAGCGGGGGCAACAATTGGAAAGATGCTTGGTATGGATAAAGCTATGAAAGGCGGATTAGGCACAGCTTCTATTCAGGGGCCAAATGGATTAATCGTATCCGCCATGGTCGCTGTCAACGCTTTTGGAGAAATACGGGATCCCTCTACAGGGCAAAGGATTGCGGGCGCACGTAATAAAGAAGGTAATATTTTAGATATACAGGCTCTTTTTTTACAACAGGCAGAGCATGAATCTACCCAACCCGGAACCAATACAACAATCGGAATTATTTGCTGTAATGCAGGGCTCAACAAAACCCAAATGAATAAAATTGCACAGATGGCCCATGACGGACTGGCGAGAACAATTTATCCTGTCCATACAATGCATGATGGTGATACGATTTTTGCCGCGACAACAGGAAACGTAGCCACTACTGTAAATATTGTCGGTATGCTTGCTGCAGAAGTTATGGCTCAGGCAGTCCTGGATGGTGTGAGATCAGCACATACAGCTCTCAATATACCAGGATATGCCGACAGCGGTGGGAATCACTAG